The Saliniramus fredricksonii genome segment GGCTGCGAACTGCTCAGCCATGTCGTCGTCACGGGTGATACGACAATCGGCGCCCGCACGCGCATCTTTCCCTTCGCCGCGATCGGGCACCCGCCGCAGGATCTGAAATACAACGGCGAGCCGACCCGGGTGGTGATCGGCGAGGAATGCATCATCCGCGAGAGCGTGACCGTGCATCCCGGCACCAGGGCGGGCGATTTCCTGACCACCGTGGGCGATCGCTGCTTCATTCTGGCCTATGCCCATGTCGCGCATGATTGCCGCATCGGCAACAATGTCGTCCTGTCGAACACGGTGATGCTCGCCGGCCATTGCATCATCGGCGATTATGCCATTCTCGGCGGCGGCGTCGGCGTGCATCAATTCGTGCGCATCGGCCATCACGCCTTCATCGGCGGCATGTCGGCCATCGAGAAGGACGTCATCCCCTACGGCATGGCGGTCGGCAACCGTGCTTTCCTGGCGGGTCTCAACATCGTCGGCCTGCGCCGGCGCGGCTTCTCGCGCGACAGCATACACGAATTGCGCCGCGCCTACCGCCTGCTCTTCGCCAATGAAGGCACGCTGAAGGAGCGCATGGAGGATGTCGCGACCGATCACCCGGACCATGTCACCGTCGGCGAAATTCTCGCTTTCATCCGCGCCGGCGGGGATCGCTCGGTCCTGACGCCGCGTGAAACCGGCATCTGAGATGGGCGCTCCGGCCACGGCATCAGGGCCGGTCGCGATCCTCGCCGGCGGCGGGGCCTTGCCGCATATCCTGCTCGAGGCGCTGGTGCGTACACAGCGTCCTCACCGCCTGCTCGCCCTGCGCGGGTTCGCCGATCGCAGCCTGCGCCGGCAGGCCGATGCGGTGATCGATCTTCTCGACATTTCCGGCGCGATCGGCTGGCTGGCGCGCTGGCAGCCGGAGGCGGTGGTGCTCGCCGGCGCCGTCACGCGCCCGCATCCCGCCGCCTTTCTCGGTGCGCTCGCGGCCTATCGCAACAGCGCCGAACTCAGGCAGTTGCTGGCGCGCGGCGACGATCATCTCTTGCGGGCGGTGATCGGGATGATCGAGGAGCATGGCCACCGCGTCA includes the following:
- the lpxA gene encoding acyl-ACP--UDP-N-acetylglucosamine O-acyltransferase, translated to MSETVIHPTAIIEDGAEIGPGCRIGPFCLVGPQVKLGAGCELLSHVVVTGDTTIGARTRIFPFAAIGHPPQDLKYNGEPTRVVIGEECIIRESVTVHPGTRAGDFLTTVGDRCFILAYAHVAHDCRIGNNVVLSNTVMLAGHCIIGDYAILGGGVGVHQFVRIGHHAFIGGMSAIEKDVIPYGMAVGNRAFLAGLNIVGLRRRGFSRDSIHELRRAYRLLFANEGTLKERMEDVATDHPDHVTVGEILAFIRAGGDRSVLTPRETGI